From Panicum hallii strain FIL2 chromosome 2, PHallii_v3.1, whole genome shotgun sequence, a single genomic window includes:
- the LOC112881064 gene encoding uncharacterized protein LOC112881064, which translates to MGWLSLLEKASRMASNGPQKFKSFFQTDASHGKTKRACDQISAWTTDHPRRAIIVIDPELLFHGNPVPGFLPRRGKDLSSSSSRIALTMLETSRMVGGGAEPGDSSTHRMATCSSRTMRCSEEPSLLAASSARSNTSAVHSSRITEVTHRASSEPSPRADAAFPVSSSSSSTPNARTSPRSAASPLAAGAGAVTPYSLMHGSMPAVKRTLVALRLPWAMGPSPAAAASSPDEEVLELAPSPRRAVCKNAMPSATLAAMCRRAGQSTGPWLLSMEPAD; encoded by the exons ATGGGCTGGCTGTCACTGTTGGAAAAGGCTAGCCGCATGGCATCAAACGGCCCTCAAAAATTCAAGAGCTTCTTCCAAACGGATGCGTCGCACGGGAAGACCAAAAGAGCTTGTGACCAAATTTCTGCATGGACGACGGACCACCCACGGCGCGCAATCATCGTCATCGACCCCGAGCTGCTTTTCCACGGGAATCCGGTGCCCGGGTTCCTTCCACGCCGG GGGAAGGAcctgtcgtcgtcgtcttcgcgGATCGCGTTGACCATGCTGGAGACCTCCCGCATGGTCGGCGGCGGGGCCGAGCCGGGGGACTCGTCGACGCACCGCATGGCCACCTGCAGCAGCCGCACCATGCGCTGCTCGGAGGAGCCGTCGCTGCTGGCGGCCAGCAGCGCGCGGTCGAACACCTCGGCGGTCCACTCCTCCCGGATCACCGAGGTCACCCACCGCGCCAGCTCCGAGCCGTCGCCCCGCGCCGACGCGGCCTTCCCCGTCAGCAGCTCCAGCAGCAGCACGCCGAACGCGCGCACGTCGCCGCGGAGCGCGGCGTCGCCGCtggcggccggcgccggcgcggtgaCGCCGTACTCGCTGATGCACGGGTCCATGCCGGCCGTGAAGAGGACGTTGGTGGCCTTGAGGTTGCCGTGGGCGATGGGCccgtcgcccgccgccgcggcctcctcgcCCGACGAGGAGGTGTTGGAGctcgcgccgtcgccgcgcAGAGCGGTGTGCAAGAACGCCATGCCGTCGGCGACCTTGGCGGCGATGTGCAGGCGCGCCGGCCAGTCCACGGGACCCTGGCTGCTCTCTATGGAGCCTGCAGATTAG